The nucleotide sequence GTCTTGACGAGCTTCTTATTGAGCATCCTAGCGCGACATTTATCGGTCAAGCGCAGGGCGACTCAATGCAAGGAGTGGGGATTTTTGACGGTGATATTCTTATTGTTGATCGTCATGTTGTGATTAGAAATAACGATGTAGTTGTGGCCAATTACAATGGTGAGTTTGTCTGTAAAATCATTGATACCCGCTCGCGTCAGCTATTGTCTTCAAACGAGTTGCACCAGCCTATTCCCATCCATGAATATGATACTTTCTCTATAGAGGAAGTGGTGACACGTTCTATTCGTTGTCATCGTCCTAGCTCGCTATTAAGTTGTGAATGATATGTTTGCCCTAGTCGATGCCAACTCCTTTTACTGCAGTGCCGAACAAGTCTTTCGCCCTGATTGGCGTGGTAAGCCTATTATTGTTTTATCGAACAACGATGGTTGTGTGGTAGCGGCAAACCGCCAAGCAAAAGAGGCTGGCGTTCCTCGATTTTCGCCGTATTTTCAGATTAAGGTTTTATGTCAACAAAAGAGCGTCATTGCACTTTCTTCAAACTATGAACTTTACGGTGACTTGTCCGCTAAGATGATGCAGGTCATTGGCCGTTTTGCACCTGAGCAGCATGTTTACTCGATAGATGAATCCTTTCTTTCTTTTGCGCATTGTTATCCTGCAATTCCTTGCTTGCATTCACAGGCTCAAGCTATACGTCGCGCTGTTTGGAAAGAGGTGAGATTACCCGTGTGTGTGGGAATCGGTGAAACACTGACGCTAGCCAAAGTAGCTAATCATGCCGCTAAGAAAATTCAAGGCTATGACGGTGTCTGCGTTATCGATAGTGAAGCTAAGCGAATTGAAATTTTACAGCAGTTAGAAACCGCTGACGTGTGGGGGATAGGTCGTCGTTTAAGTAAAAAGCTCACATTAATGAATATCAGGACTGCTTTTGATTTGGCTAAAATGCCGCCTGGTTTAGCGCGTAAGCAATTCAGTATTGAAGTTGAGCGGACTGTAAGGGAGCTAAACGGGCAAATTTGCAAACAATGGGATGAGGCTAGGGCAGATAAAAAGCAGATATTCTCAACGCGAAGTGTCGGTGAGCGGATAACTGACTTTGAACAACTGCATCAAGCCCTTTCTAAACACGCCGCTATTGCTGCTACAAAAGCACGCAAACAAGGCTCAAGCTGTAAGAGTATGCTGGTGTTTGCATCTAATTCACCTTATGACGAAAGGCCACTGAGCTATAAAACAACAATTCACTTCCCTTGCCCAACAGATGATACAACAGAGATAACCGCGGCAGTTTCTAATGTTGTGAGTCAGCTTTATCGCCCTGGCGTTCGTTACTATCGAATTGGTGTGGGCTTGATTGATTTAACCAGTACTCATCATGCCCAGTTAGATCTATTTAATGCATCAAAATCTAACCCCGCACTTATGCGTGTTTATGATGGTATTAATCAACGTTTCGGTACCGATACGCTATTTTTAGCGGCTCAAGGAACAGAGCAAAAGTGGACCATGAGAAGGGATCTACTGACTCCTCAGTACACCACCAATTGGAATAGCCTCCCACAGATTAAGTGCTGAGTATTGTATTGGCTAAACTTGTTTTCACTCTAAATGCCTTAAAGTTATTTAGGGTGGAATATTATTTCTATTCAATTGCTTATGTGGTGACAGCGGTTTGTTTTTCACATAATATATATTTTCAATAATGAGCTGGAAATAGTGGATAGTATTACTTATTCATAACATATCAAGCTATAGGTAGTACTGAATTTGTAAGGCACAAACTACAGAGAAAGTGACCCCGTTTAATCAAGGATATTGATCATGAAACTAAGTTTTGAAGAAATTGAATTATTACAAAAAGCTTTACTTTCACACCGTCGGAAAGTTGAAGAAAAAGATGGTCAAAGTAATCCAGAGTTTTTGGCATCGGCTCAATTAATGGATAAATTGTCTGTTAACCATGATGGTGCAGAGATTAAATTCTTTCCTAAAAGTAATGATAGGGTAATTGATAGCGAGAAGAATGATATTGATAGTGCAATAACATTAAAGCATTTTCCTAATGAAGATAATGCAAGGTTGGTCAAGGCTCTATTAGGATAGGGGCATTATAGATACAACTTAAAGTGAGCTGTTTAGACTTGATTATGTAACTTAATCAAAATCCAGAAGGTAATCTTTTACCTTCTGGATCTTTAGATACTCTGTTTTATGCAGCTTAACTAACGGGTGTTGTAGAGCGGGATGACTCTGCGCTTATGAATGTCTATGATGATATTAATCAACGTTTCGGTACTGATACACTATTTTTAGCGGCTCAAGGGACGGAGCAGAAATGGACCATGCGGCGTGATCTACTCACGCCACAATACACAATCAAGTGGGGATGTGTGCCGCAGATCAAGTGCTGAAAAACTTGGGAGGTAAATCATTTCTTCCCCAAAGTGAGTTTGGAACGATAGACATCTAATTTTACCAACCCTAAGTTTGACTCAGTTTATCTAATCCATATAGAGTGCTTGTATCGATTAAAAACTACCTGATGGACGAGTAGAAGAAGTGAATACATATACACATCATCATATTGAACGCTTTTATAAAAAATTTATAAGTAGAACTTTTGATCAAGATGATGTCGCTATGTTTATAGTATTAGCTAGAGATTACACACCTAAAGGAAGTATCTTTCGCGAGTTTGGTGATTTTTTAGCACACCCTGATGAAAAAAATCGTGGTCTTGTGATCAAATCGTTTCAAGAGGTCATTAATTTTTTTGATGAAAATACACTAGAAACTTTTGCGGGAGCAGAACTGCCAAAAAAAATAAGCTTAGGCATCGGCGCACTTGATGAAGTGATGACTAGTTTATGCGCTATCTTTGCACTGGTTGGAATTGAGCATGAAGTAGAGTCTAGAAACGAACTACGTTTCCGTGATTTTGTTTTTTGTCTGATATTTTTACTTGGGAACTGTCGTTTGAAGATGAATGGTCAACTAGTAAAGATTCAGGTTAAGTACGGCAACGGTCTTTCTCTTTCCATTTCATATGAAAGTGCAAGTTATCAAAGGCATTATCTTTCCTTTAACTTAATGTTGTTATGCGGTGTGTGGCCTCAGAGTATGTCTACCGAGAAGAAACTGAGTGGGTATATTGTTAGGAGATTTTCAAATGGATGTTTGGGAGCTATTCCATACGAGTTAGATGAGCCTTGTTTTGATAAGGACATGCAATCGTTTGAGAGAGGGGTTATTTGGCCTTTAAATGATTATAGATTTTAGCTTGATTCGTTAATACATAATCCACCACTGGACACGACTACACATTCCTAGTCTAAGTTTCTTTTGCCCCTTTATGCGTTACCTCCAGTAATTTGTCCTATGCAGCACTAACCTCTTTGCAATACGTTTCCTCATCAGTCTGAAAGGTAAGGATTTCGTCTAGCGACAACCTCTAAGTTCATCAGTGTTTGCACTTTTATACAGTATTATTGGTTTTGTGCGGTTAACCTCCAAATTATGTGCAATCAGTTCACGGTTAGCTATTGAGTGAAAATAAAAATAGATGTAAATTCAGCAAGATGAAAGTGTGCGACCTTGAATCGCTGAGATAACAGGAAAGCAAAGCGTGCGACTAAGTTTTGCCCCAGTGTATATTGGATGCAATTTAGCTGTGCATGTCTCAATACTTTGTATTAATGAGGTTTATAGTGTTGATGCCCGTGCACGCTTTCCCGAGAGGACTTGGCAAAACACGCAAGTCGTATATACAAATGTTATGTATAAAACCAACAATGTAGTTAATGGTACTTTTTATGTCACCTGAAGTAATGCACTGTTTGAAAAATGAGATGAAAGTTATATGGAGTCATTTTGAGAATAAATACTTAAGCTTCTCACCGGCTCAACAAGCTGTCATATGTGCTGAGATTGAAAAAATGCTGGAAGCATCAAAATTAATAAAAGCTGGAAATTTACTAGCTCAAAAGTTTAATGATTTTTACTTTGAAAATGGTGATGTTTTATTAAATGAGTTCTTACAGTCTTTGTTTGATTGCTTTAAGCAATGGCAAAATCATGATGGGATAGAACTTCAAAAAAGTATTTATGCGCATACAAATCGAGGCACTGATAACTGGTTCCCAGTCGTATTGATCGATCGAAAAATCAGTGAGTGCAAACTCGAAGGTGACGATATAACGCTGTATCGAGGCTGTGACGAAAGCGAATTTGAAACACAAGAATTCAAAAAAAGACAATCCTGGACTAGTGATTTCTCTATAGCCAAAACCTTTGCTTTTCATCATCCATCAAGCAGAGCATTAATTGAAAAAAGAGTTGTGGTAGAAGCTGTAGTAAATAGAAATGATATTCTTTGGGACAGAGGAATTGAATCAGAAATGGTTCTTAAAGAAGGTTTTTCGCCAACATCGTCAACTGTTGCAATGACCTATGATGATTACAAAGCCCAGAGAACAGCATAGCTAGCTCGGTGCAATTTATACATAACAAGTGCGTCAAATGGGACGCCTTCGGCGCCCCTTACGCAGGCGTTATGTGTTTGGCGAGTATTGGATCTAGGTTTGGAGTTAAGAAATAATAATGACTAAAAAAGAAACTCGTTTGAAGCGAAAGAAAATGGCTCGTGCGCATCTAAGAAGCAAGCGAGCAAAATTAGAGAGACTAAAGGCTAGATTGATTCCACGAGTAAGACACATTGATGGTTTTACTAAAGAAACATTTGAAAGTTATTATTCGCGTTGGCATAAATCTCTAAAAAATATACCCGTATGTGTGGTTGAACAATGGGCTTATGAGCACAATGATGAATTTATAGAACATTGGTCAAAGTTATTACCTCGGAAGTGGAAGTTTCATTTGAAAGGTTTAACTACAGAGCAAGTTATGAGTATTCAAATGCTTGAGTGTAATCGTAAAAATTATGAAGCCGCAGGTATACTTTGTATTGATCAAAAATATGCTCAAACTACGCTTTCAAACTATATGTTTGATGAGTATACCTTTCCTAGACCGCTCATCGTTTTTGCAAAGAATGAAGCTTTAACTCATCCAAGAAGCTACGGGGAAGTTGTTTTTGACCAAGAGTTTAACCTTGCAGAGGGGCACACTCGTTTAGGATTGTTTAGAGCTATGCATTCAAGAAACTCGTATTTCATTGAAAAACATGATGTATGGAACATTGAAACAAACACATAACAATCGCCTCAACCTGACTGCCAACCTATGGCATTTTTGGTTCGGTTTGGCTTGGCTTGTGTGATTATGGTGGTCTGTTTGAGTGTGGTGCAGTTGGCAGCAAGTTAAGCGGGCGTTAAGTGCTTATGATGGAATCGCGCAAAACTCTAGTTACAAAGCTAGTTGAGTATATAGCTCCAATTGATGACATTCTGGAAGAGCTCAAGTCATATGGCTGGGATTCAGAAATAGACTTGGTGACTTTAAAGCCATCCCACCTGGTAAATGTACTGGAACGCTTTATCTCCGATGATTTAAGTGATGTTCATGTCAGAGACTGGACTAATGGAATCGAGCATCGAGAGGATATTGGACTTCTTAGTGAGTACAAGGATACATTGGATGAAATGATATTTTGGTTAGCCAATTCAGCTATTAATTATCCAATAACAAAAGACTTAGCTAAACGTGTTATTAAGAGTATACAGTCAAATAATGTGCAGTAAGCACTTAACAAGCGCCTGCAATCTGATCTCCGGCAGTTAAGGCGGGCGTTAGCTGACTATCGAGCTTAAGCACATTTAATTCTGTATATATATGATACTGTTGGGTGTTTCATAACATAAGAAAGGTTTAACATGACAACAGTAGTATCGATGATAAACATGAAAGGTGGTGTAGGTAAAACTACATTAACTTTTAACCTAGCATGGCATTGTGCGTGGAAGAAAAACCTAAAAGTTCTTGCTATCGACCTTGACCCCCAATCTAACCTTAGTCAATATTTTATGGGGGCGGAAAAGTATGTACAGCATCTAGATGATGAAAATAGAACAGTAGTAGACATTTTTGAGCAATTCTCAGCGCCCACTCGAACAAGCGGGGCGCCAACCTCTCTAGTACCTGAAGATGTAATTGTTAACTTGCATCGGTGGACAGATGGAAGCTTAATTGACTTAATTCCATGTCGTTTAGAATTAGCGTGGACCTTGAAAAACCCAACAGATAAATCACATCTCCTACCAAGATTTATATCAACGATCGCGGATGATTATGATCTTATTTTGATTGATTGTGCTCCAACGGAGTCTATTCTAACTACCGCCGCGTATCGTTCAAGCAGGTATGTCTTTGTACCAGTTAAGCCAGAGTTTTTAGCTACAATCGGTTTACCCCTTCTTGTGCGCTCGATTGATGAATTCAAAATGCTACACCATGACCAACAGCTGGATATGGGTGGTATAATATTTAACGGGTTAAGAAGAACAGGTACACCTCCAGAGCAACAACAATCAATGCGTAATGTTAGAAAGCTAGCGAATGAATATGGGTGGTCGGTTTTTGATAGCTCAGCTCATCATTCAGACTCTTATCCAGCAGGTTCGAGGGACAGTAAGCCTATCTTTCAAACAAGTTATGCTCGAGATTATGTTGTCTCTGAGTTCGCTGAAGTTGCAACAGAGTTTTTAGAGGCAATTGGCTATGAATAAAAAGGAACGTCAAGCACTATTGAAGATTCTCTTGGTTCGAGAAGAACTCACTGATAAAGAATTCAATAACGTGATTGAGTTTATTAGAGCTGAGTTGAGTGATGGGCAAGATACTGAAAAAACAATCAAGAAACAATTTTCATCTAAAAAGAAAAGCTGGGACTCTATCACGACATTAATATTGTCACTAAAAGATACGGAAAATGAAAAGTATCAGATTATCAATGGGTTGCATAAGTTAATGCAAGATGGAAGTATCCTAAAAACAGTATCAGAGGCTCGGAAATTTGGTAACGTATTAGGTCTAAAAGATACTAGCAGCCAAAGCAAGTCGGATATTATTTATAATATTATTGAAGCGCTGGTAGGAATGGAAAGTAGAACTGTAGCACAGATGGTCTCCAAGATGGAGACGACAACAGATAAACACGATGAGTCATATCACCGTTTATCCGAATTCATTATCGAATCAGGTAAAGGTGCGTCGTAAGTTCAGCTGACAAGCATTTAAGGGGGACTCTCAACGCTTGGTATTTTTCATTCCATCGTTGGGTTTCGTGTTTATGGCGCATTGGCTTAGTTTCGTGGTAGCGTTGCTCACACATTAACGCGGCGCTACCGTACATCCGATTACTATACTTTTGCTAATACAAATACTAATATGAATTTGCAGAGCTTTAGCACTACGCATTTTTGTCGCCAAATAGCTTAGAACTAGCATTCTAAGACATTTTCAAAAAAGCGTAGTAAGTAAGAGGGGATTTCGATATCCTCTTATTCTAACAACCCAATCTTTTCAAAATCTGACTGCCATCTTTCAATTTGCTTGGTAGCGAATAGGGCACAACCTGCCTCAAATCTGAAATCGATTTCTTCGTTGTACAGTAATCAGTACTGCGAGTTAAAGATTGGCTCATTAAAAATGCGGCTGAATTACCTTTATGGTCATATACGATTTTGTAGTAATCGGATGGAATAGAGTGGACCTCATCCGCTTTAGGCAATCCGTCCATTTGCTTGTTGTACAGAGTGCCAGTAATGACATAAAGGTTTTCTCGAAAGCCTACGGCATCTCTAACCGCTTCTTCTAAATTCTTCCAAGGCCCTTGGTTTAAACCCTTTGCCTGAGGTGTGATGTTGGATAAATAATTCAACGTTGACCAGTATCTACTTCCTACAAAGCTAGCTAAAGGAGCCTGATGGCCTCGGTCAACACCTAGCTTGTTTGATGCGTCAGTGTAGTCACCTTTTTCTAACCGCTCATCCTCTTCGAGTAGCGGATTATTTTTCCAGGTGCGATTGGTTGTATTGCCAAAATTCATCACATCCACTTCATAAGCGACCCAATCAGCGAACTGAGTTTTTTGGCTTTGAGAAAGTGCATACAAACGCTCAAATATTACGACATTGCCTTTAATCTCAAGGCTTGGGCAACCGATAGGGCAGTTCGGGGTGCGAAACTCAGTAGCTTGTAGAGGTACTGAGAACAGGAAAGCTAGCGTTATCCATTTCTTCATTTTAAGGTCCTTTTATTAATGTATAGAGCAAGCTAACACAAACTTTGAGTCGCTTGTATTTTGTTAGAAAAATCAGCTGATTTTTCTCGAATTGGGTTTGATTATAGTTTTATATGTGTTTCTTGTTTTAGGTGGGCATTTTTTCTTGAATTTTGAAAATTATTCTTTAAAAATAATGCTTTACTAAAATATGTATAAATGTGAAAATCAAGTAATACATAAAAATCAATGCTTTAAAAAACAAAAGTAGGATTTCATGTTCAAACGTTGGTTCGATTTACTTTGTCTATCTGTGGTTGCAGCAACTGCACTATATTTTCTCCATCCATTAATTCAAAGTAAAACCTTTTTAGCCTGGACTGATTTTATAACGAAGCAACCATATTTAGTGCAGGCGGCTTTGTACTTTAGTTCTGGATTATTAATTAAGCAGTTGCTAAATGTAACTGGTGACTACAGCATAGAGCAAGAAAGTCCACTTTATGCTCTAAAACGTCTCAAATATCCTCCAGCCCGTTATGCCATCTTCTTGGTTGTAATCCATATAATGCTATACCTTCAATTCAGTGATTTATTGGCTTTTACGATGGTATTAACTTTTTCTTCTGAAATGATCTTATTGTTAATATTCATTTTACTAGGGATAGTTTGGTGTGGTGGGTTTACTATCCCTTTAAGATGGGTTTATGCGAAATTTAGATCAAATACCGTAGCTGAGAAACCAGTGGGTACAGTATGCGTTAATCGGATGAGTGATTGGCTTAATACAGATGATTCTAGTCAAAATTTGGATGATGACTTATTAAATAGAAAGGCATTGGTCGAAAGAATTACTGAAAGGCTAAATAAATCAGGTGGTTGTCATCGTGGTAATCATATGCTTGCTGGTGTGTTTGGTAGTGGTAAATCTAGTGTTATTCACTTTGTTAAAGATCAACTTAGAAAGGAAAATAAAGAGGAATGGCTATTTTGCACATTTGATAGCTGGGGTCGTATCAAAGATGGTTTACATGGACAGAAACTAATTCTTGAAATGATGATTAATGAGATTGGTAGAGTAACAAGTGTTGTAGGGCTACAGGGTCTGCCTGATGCATACCTTGGTGCACTTAGTGGTCTAGGATCAAATTGGAAACGAGTTGTTTCATTTTTAAAGATAACAAACCTTAATCCAGATAAACAGTTGCAAGAAATCGAGTTTATCCTGAATTGTCTAGATCTTAAAATGTTAGTTTGTATCGAGGATTTAGATCGTAATAATGACAGTAAAAACCTGGCTAACGAGATTGCTCCTCTATTGGACAGATTAGTTAAAATAAAGAATGTAAGCTTTATATTCACAATAGGCTATGAAGAACATTTATCTCCAGTTGTTACGAGAGTAACTCAATATCGAGAAGATTTAGTAATTGATGGGTTGAAATTAGAAAGTATTCTAACGGATTTTCGGAAGGAGTGCTTTGTTATTATTGACGATTTTAATCCATTGAGTTATATAGATGGAACTAAGAATCCTGATAGTTGGAAGTTTGTTGAACAGTATGTATCAAGTGCAGACTACGCTTCTACAAATAGAATTTACTTTAACTTTCTTGTCTTATACTTTTCAAGTATAAGAAGTTTAAAATATATTTTAAGAGATGTCATATACTCATGGGAACATTCAAAACTTGCCGGAGAAGTCAATTTTGATGATTTGCTGTTGATGACGATTTTGAAGTTTGAAGAGCCTTTAGCTTATGATTTTATTGTTGAAAATAAAAATATCGTCGGAAAAGGGCTCGGTTTATACAATGATAAAATGCTATTGGAACAGTGGTCTTTAATAGAGGGTGAGTTGAATAACTTAGACTCTGCAAAAGCTATTGTAGGATATATTATTAATTTAAAGTATATGGATAAGTCGGCTAAAATTGGTGGGTTGAATGATAAATCTGGGTTAATGCAGTGTATCGGGGCTAATCGCGATAAGAAATACCTTAATAGTATAATTGCGAATAGTATAGAATTTGGTGAGAAAGGAAATTTATCAGACTTTAAAATTGTCAGCTTTATAAAGTATCTATTAGATAATATGCAGGGCTTAAATTTTGATGACGCTATGGGGATATCTTTGGATAAATATTCACATTTGATTAATCATCCAGACTTCTATAATACGATTAAGCATTTATGTGGAATTATTGATGATAACGTTAAAGATTACTGTATTATATTTTCTAGGTTAGCACTTTATGAGCTTGATGTAATTGTACAGTGTCACGCTGGGGGGGGGGATGATAAGAATAAAATAGTAGATGGAAATCAGGTTTTTTTTAAGTACAGCAACTTGTTAAATCAAGTATTTGAAAGAGTTAAAGGTAAGGTGGAAGGGGACGTTATGTTGATTGATTTATTACAGAAAATAACATCCAAACATGTTGATAAATCCTTATGTGATAATTGGTGGGTTACATATCTTGTGACGTCTAACTATAACGTAACACAATATTCAAAAAACCTATTGGAGTGTTTGTTAAAGCGTGTGCCTTCATTAGATTGTTTACAGTTAGATAATTTAAAGAACATGTTTTATTCTGTTAGGAACGTATGTGGTAGTGATCCCAATACTGCTGATTTATTTATTCTGGATTGTATAATAAAATCGAAATTTTCTAATTGTTGTAAGGTTGATCTATTATATTGGGCAGTAAGCGGGCTGGTAGGAAGTAAAACTTTTAATTGTTACATCGACAACAAAAAACCTGAGTTTATGTCCATTGTAAATTCTGTAAGTGAAGACGAGTTAATAGGAAAGGATATAAAGTTATTTATAATGAAAATTAAAGATAAGTATAATAAAGATAAGCTATTAAAATTTTCTGCGGAAGATAACGATGCCAATTTAGTTACATCTTAAAAGTTAGCGCATTTACTATTTTGGGCATCAGAGAAAATATCATGCACTAAAGGACCAAACTTAGCGTTAATCCCCCCAGAACAGCGCTGCTGGCGTTTGCCATTGGTCGCCCACTTCCTTTAGAAGGTGTGTGGGTTGTTGTTTTAGTTGCTCAAGTCGCTGCACATAGGGATTAGTCATTACTTCACTCCTACAAGTTCATTGCGTTGAGTGGTGTTAAGTTGATCCGAGTCGATCCACTTTGGTGTTACTTGTTGAATCACCCATTCATAGATAGCTTTTTTAGTTTTAGGGTTCACTTTCCCAGTATCTATTCTATGCCTAATACTTAAGTCTCTATGAAGCTCTTGCTTGTTCGCTAGCTCGATATACGTGTTACATAAGGTTGGCGTTGATAGTGAATAGCTCAAGCGAACGGCTTTCATTTTCTTAAACTTGATAAGGGTATTCCGTTTAACCAGCGCTTCATATTCGTCTTCAGTTAGCTCTTTGGCAGGCTTACCTTTGACCTTTTTACCGAATCTTTTGGTTGTTTTAAGGGCATCTTTCTTAGCTGCTGTCATTGAAATACCGTATACGTAGAACATAACGCCTCCTAATCAACATTGAAGCAGGATTGCATTGAGCTTCTGGGCATGAAGAATGGCTTTGTCCTTTTGACTGACAAAGCGTCCCCCAAGTAAAATCCAGCCGTGTTTATGTGCTTTCACTGTCGCTTTACCGACGAGAATATCGCCATGCTCACATTTATCTTCAGGCGGTATTTCGACGACGTTTGATGTCATTAGAACGTTTGTGTTTCTTGCTCTACCCATGAGATCACCTCCGATAGTCTGTAGCGACCAGGGAAAGGCTCGGTTGTTGTTTCTGGGAACCCTGGCTTTTCTGCGAGTCGATAAACCGTACTTCTGCTTATCCCAAGCACTCGGGCTAGTTGAGTCTTGTTGAAATACTCTTGTGTACTAGATCCTTTCTCTTTGTGAG is from Shewanella sp. MTB7 and encodes:
- a CDS encoding DNA/RNA non-specific endonuclease; amino-acid sequence: MKKWITLAFLFSVPLQATEFRTPNCPIGCPSLEIKGNVVIFERLYALSQSQKTQFADWVAYEVDVMNFGNTTNRTWKNNPLLEEDERLEKGDYTDASNKLGVDRGHQAPLASFVGSRYWSTLNYLSNITPQAKGLNQGPWKNLEEAVRDAVGFRENLYVITGTLYNKQMDGLPKADEVHSIPSDYYKIVYDHKGNSAAFLMSQSLTRSTDYCTTKKSISDLRQVVPYSLPSKLKDGSQILKRLGC
- a CDS encoding Y-family DNA polymerase encodes the protein MFALVDANSFYCSAEQVFRPDWRGKPIIVLSNNDGCVVAANRQAKEAGVPRFSPYFQIKVLCQQKSVIALSSNYELYGDLSAKMMQVIGRFAPEQHVYSIDESFLSFAHCYPAIPCLHSQAQAIRRAVWKEVRLPVCVGIGETLTLAKVANHAAKKIQGYDGVCVIDSEAKRIEILQQLETADVWGIGRRLSKKLTLMNIRTAFDLAKMPPGLARKQFSIEVERTVRELNGQICKQWDEARADKKQIFSTRSVGERITDFEQLHQALSKHAAIAATKARKQGSSCKSMLVFASNSPYDERPLSYKTTIHFPCPTDDTTEITAAVSNVVSQLYRPGVRYYRIGVGLIDLTSTHHAQLDLFNASKSNPALMRVYDGINQRFGTDTLFLAAQGTEQKWTMRRDLLTPQYTTNWNSLPQIKC
- a CDS encoding P-loop NTPase fold protein, translated to MFKRWFDLLCLSVVAATALYFLHPLIQSKTFLAWTDFITKQPYLVQAALYFSSGLLIKQLLNVTGDYSIEQESPLYALKRLKYPPARYAIFLVVIHIMLYLQFSDLLAFTMVLTFSSEMILLLIFILLGIVWCGGFTIPLRWVYAKFRSNTVAEKPVGTVCVNRMSDWLNTDDSSQNLDDDLLNRKALVERITERLNKSGGCHRGNHMLAGVFGSGKSSVIHFVKDQLRKENKEEWLFCTFDSWGRIKDGLHGQKLILEMMINEIGRVTSVVGLQGLPDAYLGALSGLGSNWKRVVSFLKITNLNPDKQLQEIEFILNCLDLKMLVCIEDLDRNNDSKNLANEIAPLLDRLVKIKNVSFIFTIGYEEHLSPVVTRVTQYREDLVIDGLKLESILTDFRKECFVIIDDFNPLSYIDGTKNPDSWKFVEQYVSSADYASTNRIYFNFLVLYFSSIRSLKYILRDVIYSWEHSKLAGEVNFDDLLLMTILKFEEPLAYDFIVENKNIVGKGLGLYNDKMLLEQWSLIEGELNNLDSAKAIVGYIINLKYMDKSAKIGGLNDKSGLMQCIGANRDKKYLNSIIANSIEFGEKGNLSDFKIVSFIKYLLDNMQGLNFDDAMGISLDKYSHLINHPDFYNTIKHLCGIIDDNVKDYCIIFSRLALYELDVIVQCHAGGGDDKNKIVDGNQVFFKYSNLLNQVFERVKGKVEGDVMLIDLLQKITSKHVDKSLCDNWWVTYLVTSNYNVTQYSKNLLECLLKRVPSLDCLQLDNLKNMFYSVRNVCGSDPNTADLFILDCIIKSKFSNCCKVDLLYWAVSGLVGSKTFNCYIDNKKPEFMSIVNSVSEDELIGKDIKLFIMKIKDKYNKDKLLKFSAEDNDANLVTS
- a CDS encoding LexA family protein; amino-acid sequence: MRVILYKASAGITGFESPATDYSQLPLSLDELLIEHPSATFIGQAQGDSMQGVGIFDGDILIVDRHVVIRNNDVVVANYNGEFVCKIIDTRSRQLLSSNELHQPIPIHEYDTFSIEEVVTRSIRCHRPSSLLSCE
- a CDS encoding helix-turn-helix transcriptional regulator, with product MFDKELKAHKEKGSSTQEYFNKTQLARVLGISRSTVYRLAEKPGFPETTTEPFPGRYRLSEVISWVEQETQTF
- a CDS encoding ParA family protein; its protein translation is MTTVVSMINMKGGVGKTTLTFNLAWHCAWKKNLKVLAIDLDPQSNLSQYFMGAEKYVQHLDDENRTVVDIFEQFSAPTRTSGAPTSLVPEDVIVNLHRWTDGSLIDLIPCRLELAWTLKNPTDKSHLLPRFISTIADDYDLILIDCAPTESILTTAAYRSSRYVFVPVKPEFLATIGLPLLVRSIDEFKMLHHDQQLDMGGIIFNGLRRTGTPPEQQQSMRNVRKLANEYGWSVFDSSAHHSDSYPAGSRDSKPIFQTSYARDYVVSEFAEVATEFLEAIGYE